The following nucleotide sequence is from candidate division KSB1 bacterium.
AAGCACATCGATTGGAAGGTCTACGGCCGCACCGACCGCTTCTACGTCAAAGAGTTTGAGGAAGAGACCAACCTCAAGTGCTACCTGCTGCTGGATGCCTCTGGTTCCATGGGCTTCACCTCCGGTGAGCTCACCAAGCTCCAGTATGCCTCCTACCTTGCGGCTGCGCTCACGTACCTGATGCTTCAGCAGCGGGATGCGGTAGGCTTAGTGACCTTTGACCAGAAGATTCGTACGTTTCTGCCGCCGCGCTCGGTGTCCAGCTACCTGCATGTTATCCTGCGGGAGCTGGACCGTGCGCGCAGTCGCAGTAAAACAAACGTCGCGGCCACCTTTCACGAACTTGCCGAGCGCATCAAGCGTCGTGGGCTGATCGTCATCTTTTCGGACCTGTTTGACGACCCGAGCAGCGTGCTGGCGGGGCTGCAACACTTCCGCCACCGCAAGCACGAGGTCATCGTCTTCCACGTCCTCGATCCACTGGAGCGCAGCTTCAGCTTCCGGCAGGACGCGCAGTTCAAAGACATGGAGACGGGCGAGACCATCAGCACCCAGCCGTGGCACATTCGGGGCGAATACAGGACCCTGGTGGAGCAGTTCGTCGACGCGTACCGAAGAGGCTGTCGGGAGC
It contains:
- a CDS encoding DUF58 domain-containing protein; translation: MPKASQDYRRFLQPEVVSKLATMDLRARLVVEGFIAGLHRSPYHGFSVEFAEYRQYMPGDEIKHIDWKVYGRTDRFYVKEFEEETNLKCYLLLDASGSMGFTSGELTKLQYASYLAAALTYLMLQQRDAVGLVTFDQKIRTFLPPRSVSSYLHVILRELDRARSRSKTNVAATFHELAERIKRRGLIVIFSDLFDDPSSVLAGLQHFRHRKHEVIVFHVLDPLERSFSFRQDAQFKDMETGETISTQPWHIRGEYRTLVEQFVDAYRRGCREHQIDYVLIDTAAPYDRALLEYLLKRQRIGG